DNA from Ananas comosus cultivar F153 linkage group 12, ASM154086v1, whole genome shotgun sequence:
aaaagtaaagaaagagaaaaggaaaaaggaacgAGATAGCATGTTATttaaagagagaagaaataaTGACAAGAGAGAAAACATCAAATgacatgaaaaatataaaaagaataccAAACGCTGCCGGCACTAGTTACAATTTNTAATAATGtcagatttaaaaaattataaaatatttcaaactatAAACAAAATACTGGatagaaaatatagtaaaataaaaacgtAAATTTGAATATTCATACATGAAAATAGTTTAGATTAAAATGAAGTAATGAAAGAAGAGTTAAAttcattctaattttattatcttaatTAGTTGTCATCAttgatgatcttttttttttttggaagcgAGAAAACTTTGACTCGGTGGTATTCATCACTAAAGGTTCGTCATCGTCTTCAAAAATTTTTCGATGAGtataatttagagaaaaaaatcttACTTCTTATTGATtcaaatttatgttttttattttgctatattttctatatataatacttatgtGTATTTTGTTTatagtttgtaatattttacaCGGGTACCTCTCAATTGATCGAGTTatgaaattttgttagaaaagaaaaaacaactaTTAGTTGAACAAATAAAACTTTTGATTGTATTCCTAGAAATATCAACGGTCTGGATGTAACCATTTATTgttattacaaaataaatgTCAAGTACTAaagcaaaatttttattaaaataacaaGATAAAAGTGATAGTTAATTAAGggtaaattacataaaattttctgtcaaaattcgatttttcacatttccccctatcatttaaaaacctacactttgctctcttgtaaaatgaaaaatgttcacttcaccccctgccgttagtgatccgttagagttccgtttataaaatattattatatattttttatgccaaaaatatcctCAGCTTTTTCTCCTGTTGACAAAAATGATAAgaggcaaaatgatcattttgtcatcacagtttatACCGTACCCCATGTgactactttttattttagaagGGGGTAAAGTAtgagtttttaaatgacagagaaaaaaataaaaaaaatcgaattttgataggaagattttatgtaatttagctattaattaattattttatatcatattttagagAAGATAATTAATTTACAAAGTGAAAGCAAGTTACTATGCAACTAATTCATCAAATCATCGAAAAATatgaaagtaaattaaaaagattattaCAAGTACAATTTTATCGTATACAACTCACTcaaatataagtaaataatcattttttaaaaaaatcacaaaaaatacatattaacaaaaaaattttaaaaaaataattttacaaaactaACTGTTCAGTAAGTGTATAAAGaccaattaaataaatatcaccaaattgattaaaattcacataataTTCAGGATATTTCCTTCTAAtagtttttttctcttcaaattcAAGTTCTAATTGATATCATTGCCTATGGCAACTTATATaggaaaaaatagagaaataataaaaataaataatNatccttttaagaatatatgtcccatcatgattgtaaaaaagtatttttattatacttttgtttgaaaagaagaaatgtgattggcttgttattgatgacgtggtgcaagtgtgacagtgtagaattcctcctactACGGACAGCCACCAAATTCCTTTCAATATACTTCTGCGACGATGATTGGGTCAACACCCCACAGAATACAAATCTTTTTAATGTTGacttaattattcttattatgcTCAACAGCTCCCCTGTAGAAACCTCAAAGCACGTTGGCGCGAAACTTCCCTTAAATTGCTCATTTCCACAGCCAACACAAATTTTCAGCTAACATTGGACCAGTTTGGCTCAGCTGAAGCTTCTTTGCAAGTATcatttttggtattttcacaCTTCGCACTTGAACGAAAAGCTTTACATTCAGTGTCAAAAAACTTACTACGGAAACTAATACATTTTACTTAACTAAATCTAACACTGctctacctatctctcaaaaaaaaaaaaaatctaacactATGCTGTTGCTATGATTCCATCACAGTTCCATAACACTAATCATCCTAAAATTATAACCGAGAATTCATTAGGAAGTTGTACTGAATCGTAAGCACCTGAGTAGAGATATAACAATCGGGAGAATACCAACTAGTGCGATTTGGGAGAGCTCCGAGGTTGTCGTTCTAAGAGTGATGTGGCCGCTGAGCTTATTATTAAGTCCAACTTGAACCGCCATCTTCGATCTCCTTCCCACATCAAACTGAGACTGCAAATTCGCACCAAAAGCGGAGTCACCGCGCCACGACATCAACGACAACCCAACGGCCGAGAGGGCTTGCCCAATCGGATTATCCTTTTCTCTCAACAGCACTTCCAGGTTGGCCGCGTAAGCAGTTTCGCTTAGGGCTCGGACGGCACCCGCACTTAAATCCAAAGACACCCTCTTTCCGATAGAAAGTTGGTCCTCTAGCTTAACCCCAGTCGCCACATTCTCTCCCAAAAATGTTACTGAAATTCCCCCAGCAgtcgtgtttttttttaagttcttGAATTTGGTCTCCCCTCGCAATGCATAAGTGAGCTGCTGACCAAAAGTTTGGATATCGAAACCGGCAAGAGTTGAACCATTTGTGCCATGCTTAGCCGAGATGGAGGAAACCAAATGGATAATAAATTCCTTCTTATCCTTCGTAAGGTCCACTGATATTGCAGCAGGGAACCGATCAATGAGAGCAAGGCTATCTTCTACGATCACCCCTTCATACCCACAATCGTGATCCCATCCAATTCCGCGTTTGGGCCGGGCCATAACTCCCAAAGTTGGGTCTAAAAATCGGTACCTATAAGTGGGATTATCGCCATCGAACGAAAGAGGTAGTTCCTCTTCAAGCAGGTCGGGTACAGTGGCTGGAGGAGCATTATCTTGATAAAACTCTCCAGGCAAATCGGTGTCATTGCTTTTCCCCCTCTTCTTCATTTCAGCCAATCTTCTTAGCATCTTCCGCTGTTTCTTCTCAAGAAGCTTAACGCGGTAATCGTACTCGTCGAAATAAGCTTTTCTTTGCTTCTTGGTGAGTTTCGCAATTTCAGCTTTACTCAGCGGCCAGAAAGGTGGAAGCTTATCATactcatcctcttcttcttgcTCTTGGTCAACTTCTGACGAGTCACCGAGATCGGTGTCCAAGTCCCCAATCTCACCGGTACCATCAGTTAGGAGCTTTGGGTGCACTCTCGGCTTCATGAGAGAAGAGAGCAGGAAAGGGAGCGGAAGcgaatggtggtggaaattaaATAGCTTCTCAGGGAGCTTTGGTAGGGAATCGGCTTCAGATAAGATCTTCGAAGTGTAGCACAGGAGAAGCAATTCGGGCCTCCATTTTAGACCATTAGGAAGAACCCTTTCGCCCTTCGTGTTCCTCCTGCATAAAGGATGGTTCTCGATTAAGACTGCAGGATTGACCAATCGGAAATCGCCACTTGCTAGCTTAATAGCCTGCTGAACTATAATAGATTTCTGAGCTACAAACACCTCATAACTCATCGGAGAACCACTCGGACCTTCAGGGGGAGCGGAAGCAGCATGCGTTAGAGCAACAACCGCATTGTACCAAATCGACGAACCCAAAGTAGTACTAATCAATTTTAGAAGAGGCAAATCGTTGAAATCATTTGTTTGAATATCCAATCTGTCCACATAGAGAACTATATCGGGCGAGCATTTCTTCACATACTTCTTGATCGATAAGAGAATCCTCCTGTTCCATGAATGGTCCACTAAAGAAGGTTTAAGGCCTGGAGTGTCGATGATCTGAATCTTAACACCATCTACAATCCCGGCAATCACTTTAACCGAATTGGTGGCTGGTTCGAAAGCATCAGTCTTGGACTTATCCCCGTCAAAGATGGAATTTATGGTGGCGCTCTTGCCCACTCCACTCTTTCCAATAAGAAGTATGCTGCAACAGAAGTCCAAATCCTCTTTTCCCTCAGCTTCAATCTGCAAGGCCTTCTTTTGAGAACTTTCTAGAATGGAATCTCGGTTCATTTGCGTTCGGATGCCATCGGCTAGGGTTAGCCGGTTAAGAACTTGCGCGGCCACAAAGTGCTTGGGAGAGTGCCCCAAGCGGTGGACGAGGCGGAGGAACTTCACTCTGATCGATTCGACCTTATCATGCAAGCTCTTCTCCTTACCACTCACCTCGATCTCGGGTTCAGCAGAGAAGATTCTACAAGCTTCTTGAGAAGTAATGGAGGAACCAGTTGCCGCCTTTAGAAGTGCGGCAGCCAAGGCGTCAGGATCGAACACTTGCTGCTTCTCATTGGCCTCCTCCTCTTCGTCTTCATCCGAATCTAGAATGCCTTGTCCGTCAATCTCTTGCGCGTAATCTTCTCCCGATTCGTTCAAGAGCTGCTCGGCAAATTCAGAGCTCTCAAGGATGGGCGCACCAACAAGCTGGTCGGAATTCAAACATTCATATCCTTCATCATCGTTGCCGCCAGGGTTCACATCTTCGTTCAGCGCAGTATCGGTCATCAAAGTCTCATCAGTTTCTCCATTACCAACTATGCAGCCCTCCGATGAAGCCGAGTCCTCAAGCGCCAAGACTGTTTCGCCACCTTCTGCTGCAACAGTTTCTCGATTCAGAGCATCACTTTTACCAATGCTCGCACCATCATTCAATGGATTAAGCTCATCCAGAGTATTCTCTACCGTGCTCGGAAAAGTTTGTTCGGAACTTTCACCGAACACCTTATCTTCATCACGCTCTCCACGATTTGCACCGGCAAGCTTCTCTAAAGAGCCGACATCAACACTCTGACTATTCTCAAACTCACCAACACCAAAATTTGATTGGGAAGCATCACTTACAGAGATATCCCCATCGATGCTATCAATGGAAGTGGAAGTCTCATCCCCTTCTTCGTTCTCCTCCGCATTCATGCTCTCGATAGCAAAAGCGGCATCCGAGCTCTCATCTTTCGCGAATGGGAAATCAGttgcttcctcctcctccacgcCCAAAACCCCATCTCCACCCTCCGCGGGGACCGGAACCCTAGTTTCGAACACCGCGCCATCTCCCTCGTCAACCAAGGCCCCGCCTTTCTCCCCCAAGGCGGGACTTCGATCCGGGATAAAAACCCTAGCCACGGGAGAGAACCCATCCCCGTCGCTGTCCTCGAACGCCTCCTCGTCATCTTCTTCGTCCAAAGTAACGGGCGCGATCGGCATCGATCCCCACACCGCCAAGGGTGGCGCCGCTCCCCGGGgagcggcgccgccgcgggggACATCGCCATGCTCGTCGCCCTCGGAGGCGGTGCcgaacccctcctcctcctccatctcgTCGGGGTCGGAGGAGAAGGGGGAGTCGTTGTCCTCGGAGGAGAGCGGGGCGCGTATGAGGAGCTTGGGGGCCGAGGAGGACGCCATGAACGTCGAGGTGGAGAACACAAAAGGTATTTATTTTTGCTCTACGTTCTCAACTACTACTATTACTATGTGTAGGAGAAAGAGAGGCAAAAGGTAacagcttttattttttcttttttttttttggctctttgcttttatcttcttcctcttcctcgtcctccGTCCTCCCCAAGTAATTGAATAgaattgaattgaaatttatttgattggagAGGACGAGGGAAAGGGGGGGAGCCACAAAAGAGGCGAAAGGGCGGGGCGAGGCCACGAAAAAGGTTTGAGGTGTTTACGATTTACGAATTCGACTAGGATTAAGATCGATGAAAATGTTCGTAAAACCCCTCAATCCCTTGCTATTTTGTAACTAATCCCCTATCCCACAAATTATGTttagaataaacttcaaataccaccctgtaATTTCGTAATTTCTagctttagtattctataatttaaagtgtatcgatttaatacatgtgattttatttttgtctcttcgtcagctcctccgttaatatttcgttaaattacatacaaaaaatttcagatatcccacATAggttatcgaatattcactttagtaccctttagttttaattttgtagttgatttaacaaaaaaaaattagtggatgaaataataaaaagagataaatgaaatcacagaatactaaattgatacattttaaactataagttactaaaataaaaaagtacgaaatcatagggatggtatttgaagttctcCTTTTTTATATTACCATAATTTGATTGtcttttaatttgaattattatgaTATTTATAAGAATTAATACCCCTGTTTCTCTGTTACTTATATCAATCAACCGTTGATATagccaaataaaatttacaatactaatagttttaaaatttgttttctaaatctaataaattgCTCAATTTAGTTGATGAAATAGCACAagtaaaaaaacataaaaataaaaattaaaggataTGGATAGGAAGAAAACTAATTGAGAGGCTTATCTTATCTCAAATTAGTCTATGATCGAGATAGATACTGTACATTTTTAtatgatattgaaaatttatcaAGAGAACGATGACAAATAACGAACACAAACAATCTTACTTAACTGTATGTAGCTCAGTTAGCTAAGAACTCGATAGTTGGTGTcgaaaattttaagttcgaaaTCTAGTTTTTTCATAtacttttctaaatttatttttaaaatataaactaagTTTGTACATAATAAAGACAGAGGGAGTAGGTTTAGGTTTTCTTCGAGTGAGCACGAGAGAAGGCTCCTTCATGGAAAGTTTTCATTTGTTCCTTAgaaagtgcttttttttttttgagaaagagatagagagctacctacttcattcattaagtgaaATAAACATTCATTAAGTGAAATAAACTAAGCGTACATGATGGAGTCAGCTAGGGCCTCCTAAAAGGagtgaaaaaaagtaaaagaaacaaCCGTAAACCAAGTGTAAGTAAAAAGTAAACAAGAAAAGAGAGCTAGCAACCAAGAAAGAAGTAGGGGAGAACGGTCAAAGGTCAGAGGGAGTCAGTCCAATCTTTCGTCAAAGACGCAACCCGTTCAAGAGCCTGGGTAGCACTGGTAAGCGAACGATGGAAGATAGTGTTGTTGCGCTCCGTCCAgacgacccaccagattgccgccaaACAGGTTAGGCTCTACAATCTCGTCACAGCGTCGGGGATGCTAGAAGCCTTTGTCCATAGACGCCGGACATCCCCCGAGTCAAATGTACTATGTTCTGGTCCTCCCGCACAGATTACCGGGTATTTGACGAAAACGCATGTACGAAAGAGATGGTCACAGCTTTCTGAGAATAAAGCACAAAAAATGCACTGCTGGTCCACGGGGCAGCCTCGGCAGAGCAATTTGTCCGCGGTAAGTAGCCTCTTACGAAGTAGAATCCATatgaatattttgattttggcCGGAGTTCTTAACCTCCAAAGATGATCGTACGTTGGGTCTCTCTGGCCCGCGTCAGTGATGAAATCATATAAAGatttaactataaaattttggTTGGAGGTCCATCGCCACTTTTGTAAGTCCGGTGTTCCTTGGAAAGTGCTAGGATGTAAGCATGCATCTGCAAGTGAAGGTTACATGAGAATAGATTTgtgattttataaaaaatgagtaGCAACTTGCAAGTTTGTGCAAGTGAAGGAAAAAAACTATNTAATTTTGTagttgatttaacaaaaaaaatattagtggatgaaataataaaaagagataaatgaaatcacagaatactaaattgatacattttaaactataagttactaaaataaaaaagtacgaaatcatagggatggtatttgaagctctccttttttttatattaacatAATTTGATTGtcttttaatttgaattattatgaTATTTATAAGAATTAATACCCCTGTTTCTCTGTTACTTATATCAATCAACCGTTGAAATagccaaataaaatttacaatactaatagttttaaattttgttttctaaatctaataaattgCTCAATTTAGTTGATGAAATAGCACAagtaaaaaaacataaaaataaaaattaaaggataTGGATAGGAAGAAAACTAATTGAGAGGCTTATCTTATCTCAAATTAGTCTATGATCGAGATAGATACTGTACATTTTTAtatgatattgaaaatttatcaAGAGAATGATGATAAATAACGAACACAAACAATCTTACTTAACTGTATGTAGCTCAGTTAGCTAAGAACTCGATAGTTGGTGTcgaaaattttaagttcgaaatctagttatttcatatacttttctaaatttattttaaaaatataaactaagTTTGTACATAATAAAGACAGAGGGAGTAGGTTTAGGTTTTCTTCGAGTGAGCATGAGAGAAGGCTCCTTCATGGAAAGTTTTCATTTGTTCCTTGgaaagtgcttttttttttttttgagaaagagagagagagctacctgcttcattcattaagtgaaatgaactaagcgtacatgATGGAGACAGCTAGAGCCTCCTAAAAGGAgcgaaaaaaagtaaaaaaaacaacagTAAACCAAGTGTAAGTAAAAAGTAAACAAGAAAAGAGGGCTAGCAACCAAGAAAGAAGTAGGGGAGAACGGTCAAAGATCAAAGGGAGTCAGTCCAATCTTTAGTCAAAGATGCAACCCGTTCAAGAGCCTGGGTAGCACTGGTAAGTGGTAAGCGAACGATGGAAGATAGTGTTGTTGCGCTCCGTCCAgacgacccaccagattgccgccaaACAGGTTAGGCTCTGCGATCTCGTCACAGCGTCGGGGATGCTAGAAGCCTTTGTCCATAGACGCCGGACATCCCCCGAGTCAAGTGTACTATGTTCTGGTCCTCCCGCACAGATTACCAGGTATCTGACGAAAACGCATGTACGAAAGAGGTGGTCGCAGCTTTCTGAGAATAAAGCACAAAAAATGCACTGCTGGTCCACGGAGCAGCCTCGGCAGAACAATTTGTCCGCGGTAAGTAGTCTCTTACGAAGTAGAATCCATTTGTATGTTTTGATTTTGGCCGGAGTTCTTAACCTCCAAAGGTGATCGTACGTTGGGTCTCTCTGGCCCGCGTCAGTGATGAAATCATATAAAGATTTAActgtaaaattttgattggaGGTCCATCACCACTTTTGTAAGTCCGGTGTTCCTTGGAAATTGCTAGGATGTAAGCATGCATCTGCAAGTGAAGGTTACATGAGAATAGATTTgtgattttataaaaaatgagtaGCAACTTGCAAGTTTGTGCAAGTGAAGGAAAAAAactagatattattattattattattattattattattattatgagaataaataaatagtggTGGATGAGTTGCTTCGTTTGTATACTTGTATCCTGGGGATCCAATGatctatatatacacacatttTTGCATCCTtttctttattatatttttatatttattatttgttaatgATTTATGTGTACGAAGTGTTAGGAGAAAATGTTTGTCCCAGTTTCGCCACGTGTGAGGTGGCTTCACCGTAGAAAAATATGGGCCTCAACCTAAGGATGCATACATTTTTGTGTTCTTTcgtgctatttttattttatgtacaACAAAGTGGGTTTCTCTTAGCTTTCCCCACGCGTAAACTAATTTACTGTAGACAAATAGCGGCCCTGTTGTAGGTGAATTgtgaccattttttattttttatttttttttttaagagatagatagcacgctatccgcttcgtttatttaatttaaaaataaacttagccgtaaatgtgaatcaactaggattcgaacttaggacttcggataccaatcatcaagctctttgtcacttgctctagggacggtcggtcattttttataaatttttaattgccATGATTGTAAAGTTTTTGCTCTTAAGCTGTTATTTTTAATGTTACTATTGCCCATAGGTCCTAAAAAGGTTGGAGgattaattttgtaaatatgcACATTCCCGAGTTCAAATTAACCTCGGTCATCTGAAAGCCGCGGAGAATAAAAATTACTGTACTAGATAATAATTctttgcttttaatttttttttttagagaaatagatagcaagttacctgcttcattcataaagtgGGATGAATTAAGCGTACATAGTGGAGACAACTACGGCCTCCGAGAAAAGTTAAGTACAGTAAAAAAGCGAAGAagtaaaagtaaaagtaaaagtaaacagtaataagagaagaaatggGAGGAAGGTGGAGCGGGGGTGGTGGCGATCGCTCAATGTAGTAAGGTCCAGTCACTCGTCAAAAGTTTGGCACGTTCGAATGATCGAGTAGCGTTTGGGGATGAGGCTCGAAAAATAGTCGAGTTTCTGTCGGTCCAAACAACCCACCATATTGCTGACAAGATGGTCAAACCCTTGATTCTCGTCGCAGCGTCGGGCGTTTCACATAATTTGGTCCAGACTTTCCGAACGTCCCCTATAACATCCGCCGTTACAGCCAATCCTTCCGCTGATAGTAGTAGGAAACGAACGAAAACACATTTGCAGAAAAGGTGATCGCAACTTTCTGGTAATACCGCATAGAATACACAGTGTTGATCTACGAACATGCCTCTAGCAAGCAATCTGTCGGCAGTGAGTAGTCTCTTTCGCAGTAGAAGCcaaatgaagattttgattttaattgaaaattttaaattccaagtGTGTTGGTTCATCCTGTCTCTTATTCCGCCGTCAGTAACGATTTGGTAAATGCAATTCTTTGCTTTTAATCTTTAATGCGAAGAATATAATAGCATTGTACAATTTAAACTATCCAATTTTCTCTCGTTACTAGCAAAGCTAGTGTATTCACATTGTGACCAATTGTAGGGCTACTGTAAATTCAAATGCGAAGGCTAAGCTCTCCCATAGCATAGCTCTATTAAGGCAAAAAGGCTTAATGATTAGTATtcgagtttcaaaatttaaaattcaaaattcaaaatataattattttatttttttaactaaattttttagaaaaaataaacgaaagagATAACAtacaacctctctctctcaaaacagTTTCTAGTTGAAActtaaggtaccgtttg
Protein-coding regions in this window:
- the LOC109718661 gene encoding translocase of chloroplast 159, chloroplastic-like, yielding MASSSAPKLLIRAPLSSEDNDSPFSSDPDEMEEEEGFGTASEGDEHGDVPRGGAAPRGAAPPLAVWGSMPIAPVTLDEEDDEEAFEDSDGDGFSPVARVFIPDRSPALGEKGGALVDEGDGAVFETRVPVPAEGGDGVLGVEEEEATDFPFAKDESSDAAFAIESMNAEENEEGDETSTSIDSIDGDISVSDASQSNFGVGEFENSQSVDVGSLEKLAGANRGERDEDKVFGESSEQTFPSTVENTLDELNPLNDGASIGKSDALNRETVAAEGGETVLALEDSASSEGCIVGNGETDETLMTDTALNEDVNPGGNDDEGYECLNSDQLVGAPILESSEFAEQLLNESGEDYAQEIDGQGILDSDEDEEEEANEKQQVFDPDALAAALLKAATGSSITSQEACRIFSAEPEIEVSGKEKSLHDKVESIRVKFLRLVHRLGHSPKHFVAAQVLNRLTLADGIRTQMNRDSILESSQKKALQIEAEGKEDLDFCCSILLIGKSGVGKSATINSIFDGDKSKTDAFEPATNSVKVIAGIVDGVKIQIIDTPGLKPSLVDHSWNRRILLSIKKYVKKCSPDIVLYVDRLDIQTNDFNDLPLLKLISTTLGSSIWYNAVVALTHAASAPPEGPSGSPMSYEVFVAQKSIIVQQAIKLASGDFRLVNPAVLIENHPLCRRNTKGERVLPNGLKWRPELLLLCYTSKILSEADSLPKLPEKLFNFHHHSLPLPFLLSSLMKPRVHPKLLTDGTGEIGDLDTDLGDSSEVDQEQEEEDEYDKLPPFWPLSKAEIAKLTKKQRKAYFDEYDYRVKLLEKKQRKMLRRLAEMKKRGKSNDTDLPGEFYQDNAPPATVPDLLEEELPLSFDGDNPTYRYRFLDPTLGVMARPKRGIGWDHDCGYEGVIVEDSLALIDRFPAAISVDLTKDKKEFIIHLVSSISAKHGTNGSTLAGFDIQTFGQQLTYALRGETKFKNLKKNTTAGGISVTFLGENVATGVKLEDQLSIGKRVSLDLSAGAVRALSETAYAANLEVLLREKDNPIGQALSAVGLSLMSWRGDSAFGANLQSQFDVGRRSKMAVQVGLNNKLSGHITLRTTTSELSQIALVGILPIVISLLRCLRFSTTS